ACGTGAGGATGGCGGGAGAAGACCCGGAAGTGGTGGAGGTTAAACCGGGACAGAGGATACGCATCTTGGAGAATGAGGCAGGGGAGATTACACACTTCCTCCTCGATGAAGAGTCGATGCCGGGAGAGGGGAAAGAGGTGGTTGCTTCCTCCATCGATGTGGAGAGAAGGCTTCGCTTCGTTGCCCAGCTCGGAGAAGCGGAAAAGGAGTTCGCCGTCTCTCCCCAAGCGGAAATGGTGCGGAATGGGGAAGGGTTCCAAATTGCCCCCCTGAACCGGCAGTTCGGCAGTAAAACCGTGGGACAGCGGTTTTGGACCTTGACGGCAGGGCCCTTGGCCAATTTTATCCTGGCGATCTTCTTATTTATCCTTTTGGCGGCCATGACAGGAGTGGATACCGACGAGCCGGTCGTTGGTGGAATTGCTCCAGGTTTTCCTGCAGAGGCTGCCGGACTTAGACCGAATGACCGGATCCTTTCCATCGACGACACGCCCATTCACTCCTGGACAGAGGTACAGCAGGCGATTAACCAAAAAGCAGGGAAGGAGATTACCATTCTCCTAGAGCGGAATAAAGAACAACGGCAGGCCAAAATCACTCCGGCTCCTTTCCTCTATATTGCCTCTTTAAGCGATACAAACCAAATCGATCTTGTACCCGGCGATGAAGTGGTGGCGATCAATGGAAAGCCCGCCGCCTCTTTGGCAACCGCCAACCGTCTCCTGGAGGAATCCGCGGGGAAACCCGTTGTGATTACCGTAAATCGGGTGGAAAATGGAGTAAACGTGAAGCGAGATTTTACCTACGACTTGGGAAAAGGTACCTTACAGCTTGGCGAAATCGGTCGCATCGGTATTAGTCAAAAACGGGATTTTTCGGTTGGGAAGATCCTCCTAAGCGGTCCCGTTGAAACCTGGAATTGGACGGTCCGTATCGTTACCTCCTTGGGACAACTTTTCCATACTCCGGATCCTTTAAACCAAATGGGAGGGCCTGTAGCCATTTTTAAAATTACTGGTGATGCGGCCAATCGTGGATTTTCCACCCTGGTCTTTTGGGCTGCCCTCCTCAGCATCAACTTAGGAATTTTTAACCTCTTGCCCATTCCCGCTTTGGATGGGGGAAGGCTTCTCTTCCTTCTCATTGAAGCGGTTCGAGGGAAGCCGATCGACCCTGCCAAGGAGAGCCTGGTTCATTTTATCGGTTTTGCCTTTCTGATGCTTCTTATCCTGATCGTCACCTGGAACGATATCCAGAAGTTTCTGCTATAAGGGATTGAGGTACTCATCCGTTTACCTCGGTCCAATGATTCATCAGGGATCGTTCATCAGGTGACATGACAAGAAAAAAGGAGGTTTTTCCCTTGTTTAAGCGGGAAGAGACTCGGCCGGTTTATGTGGGGGGAGTACAAATCGGAGGACAATCTTCCGTGGTGATCCAGTCGATGACCACGACCGACACCCGGGACGTTAAGGCGACGTTGGCCCAGATTGAGCAATTGGCGGACGCCGGCTGCCAGATCGTCCGATTGGCGGTCGTAAACCAGGATGCCGCAGAAAAATTGGCAGAAATTAAGAAAGGATCTCCCCTTCCCATCGTTGCAGATATTCATTTTGATTATAAATTGGCTTTAAAAGCGCTGGAAAGCGGCGTAGATAAGATTCGCATCAATCCGGGAAATATCGGTTCCAAGGAGAAGACGAAGGCGGTTGTGGAAGCCTGTAAAGAGCGTGGGGTTCCCATCCGCATCGGGGTGAACTCCGGATCGGTGGAGAAACGTCTTTTGGAAAAATACGGATATCCAAGCCCCGAAGCCATCGTCGAGAGCGCCATGAATCACGTGGAGATCTTGGAGGATCTGGGTTTCTATGATATCGTCGTCTCCTTAAAATCTTCCGATGTTCCCACAATGATTAAGACGTATACCCTGATGGCGGAGAAGAGGAACTATCCCCTTCACGTGGGCGTGACGGAGGCAGGGACCGCCTATGCGGGAGGGATCAAGTCGGCGGTTGGAATAGGAACCGTCCTTGCCATGGGCATCGGTGATACCATCCGCGTCTCCCTTGCTGCCGATCCTTTGGAAGAGATGAAGGTGGCGAAGAATATTCTAAAGAGCCTTAACCTGGCAGCCACGGAGCCGGTCGTCGTCGCTTGTCCCACCTGCGGAAGGACGGCGATCGATCTAATCGGTTTGGCCACACGGGTGGAAGAGGCGACGGCGAAGTTAAAGAAACCTCTTAAAATCGCCGTGATGGGCTGTGCGGTGAATGGACCTGGAGAGGCGAGGGAGGCGGATATCGGCATCGCAGGCGGCAACGGAGAGGGTCTTATCTTTAAGAATGGAGAGATTATCCGCAAAGTGAAAGAAGAAGAACTCTTTGATGAATTGATGAAAGAAATTCATGAGATGGAAGGTTTGTCATAAAGGAGTGAACGATCGATGAGACAGAGTCATGCCTTTATTCCCACTTTGCGGGATCTTCCCGCCGACGCGGAGGTGGTAAGCCACCAACTGATGCTCAGGGCGGGGATGATGCGGCAAATTTCCTCCGGGGTATATACCTATCTCCCCCTGGGTTATCGAGTCATCAAAAAAGTATCGGAGATCATCCGGGAGGAGATGGATAGGGCCGGCGGGCAGGAGCTTCTCATGCCTGCACTGCAGCCTGCGGAACTTTGGATGAAGACAGGCCGTTGGGATGATTACGGACCTTTGATGATGAAAGTAACGGATCGGCATGAGCGGCCTTTTGCCCTGGGACCCACCCATGAAGAGGTGATTACCTCCATCGTTAGGGATGAAGTAAAAACATATAAAAAGCTCCCCTTCATCCTGTACCAGATTCAAACCAAATTCAGAGATGAATACCGCCCCCGGTTTGGTCTTCTACGGGGACGTGAGTTTATTATGAAAGATGCCTATTCCTTTGATACCTCCGAAGAAGGATTGGATCGAAGCTACAAAGCGATGTACGACGCCTATGTCCGCATCTTTACCCGCTGTGGCTTAAAGTTCAGAGCGGTGGAGGCGGACTCGGGAGCCATCGGGGGAAAAGATAATCACGAGTTTATGGTATTGGCATCCATTGGAGAAGATACCATCGCTTATTGTTCCTCTTGTTCCTATGCAGCCAATCTGGAGCGGGCGGAAGTGGTACATACTCCTAATCCCTCTGACGAAGAGCCTCAACCTCTTCGCAAAGTAACCACCCCCGGGGTACGAACCGTGGCGAAACAGGCGGAAATTATGGGCATTCCCGTCTCCAAGGTGATTAAAAATGTGGTCTTCTCCGTAGAAGGCAAACCTGTCGTTGTTCTGGTACGGGGGGACCATGAGGTGAATGAGGTGAAGGTGAAAAATTTTCTCAACCTCACCACGCTGGAGATGGCCGATGAGGAAACCATTCGAAAGGTGTTTGGCTGTGAACCTGGATTTGTCAGCCCGATCGGAATCGCAGGGATTACCGTCTTGGCCGATCGGGCGATTAAGGAGATGGTGAATGCCTCTACAGGGGCCAACGAGACAGATTACCACTATTTAGGAGTTCAACCCGAACGGGATTTCCATGTGGACCATTATGGGGATTTTCGCAATATCCGGGAAGGGGACCCATGCCCCCGTTGCGGTGCTCCCATCCGGTTTACCCAAGGGATCGAAGTAGGGCATGTGTTTAAGCTTCGGACCAAGTACAGCTCTGCATTAGGCGCCGTTTATCAAGATGAAAAGGGAAATTTAAAAGAGATGCTGATGGGAAGCTATGGAATCGGGGTTTCGCGTCTAGTCGCTGCGGTGGTGGAACAATCTCATGACGAGAACGGGATGATTTGGCCGAAGGCGATTGCACCTTTTGCGGTTCATCTGGTCCCCGTCAACATAGAGGATGCGGAACAGCGGGAGTTCGCCGAGAGACTCTACGGAGAACTTCAGAATCAGGGAATAGAGGTTCTATTCGATGACCGGAACGAGCGGGCTGGGGTGAAGTTTAAGGATTCGGATCTTCTCGGCATCCCTCTTCGGGTGGTGATCGGCACCAAGATCAGGGAAGGAAAGGTGGAGTTAAAGATTCGCCGTACCGGTGAGAGCCTGGAGGTTCCTACCAGGAATGCGCTGCAGGAGATCCTGCGGGTATGGGAGGGTCTTGAATAATTGATGATGAAATACATCGAAGGGAACATTTTTCCATCTCATCAATGAAGGTGTTGAAAATGGGAGAGGATAATAAAAAGAGATTAAACATCTTGCTGCAATTAGTACCGCCTCCGGAGCCTTTGAGGAACGTATTGGAGGAGGGGGAGATGGAACAATTGGTGGTGGATGTGGAGAAAAAGAGCTGGGAATTTACCCTGCTCTTTCCTCATCTTCTCCCGCCTGCCCCCCTTAAAGAGTGGATAAAACGTGTGAAAGAACGGTTTGCTTCCATCGCCGAAGTTTCCTTCACCTTTCTCTACCGGAATCCTCCTTCTTTGGCGGAGGCGGTTTCCCTTTACTGGCCCGTTCTCCTTGAAACCTTAAAGGAAGAATGGCCCTCATTTTCCTTGCAAAGATACTTGGAGCATACCCCCAAGATCGAAGGAGGAAAACTTCTCTTTCCTGCCTTAAACGGAACCTCCTTAGAAGTGCTCCGCGCAAGACGTGCGGAAGAACGCATCGCTTCTTTTTACCGGGCGTGGACAGGCCTCTCCCCATCCGTTCAACTGATCTTATCCGAAGAGGCAAAAACCCTTCAAGACCTCTATGCCGAGAAGAGGGAAGAAGAGGAGAAGCAGGCGGTAGAAGCGCTTCTCCTAGCTGCCAATTCTCCGGAAGAGAGGGTGGAGGAGAAGGAAACAAAACCTGAGCTTCTCTTCTATGGAGGAAAGATCGAAGGGGAGGCTCGCCCTCTGCGGGAGATCCGGGAAGAAGAGAAATGGGTGATCGTGCAAGGGACCCTCTTTGCCATCGACAGCCGTGAACTAAAGAGCGGCAGCACCTTATTTCTTCTGAAGGTCACGGATTTTACCGATTCCATTCTGGTCAAACTGTTCGCCCGCTCCCAGGAGGATAAAACCCTCTTATCCCAACTGAAAGAAGGAATGTGGGTAAAAATCCGCGGCAGTGTCCAAGAGGATACGTTTGAACGGGATCTTATCTTGATTGCCCATGACATCAACCAGATTCTCCCCCATGAGCGGAAAGATGAAGCGCCGATGAAACGGGTGGAACTCCATCTCCATACGACGATGAGCGCCATGGACAGCAACCTATCGCCCAAAAGGGCCATCGCCCAGGCAGCGAAGTGGGGACATCCGGCCATTGCCGTTACGGATCACGGGGGAGTGCAAAGCTTTCCTGAAGCCTTTGATGCGGCGCAGAAACACGGCGTGAAATTGATCTTCGGCATGGAAGCTTATATGGTGGATGACGGCGTTCCGATCGTTCACAGGCCCGCCCATCGCTCTCTTCAGGACGATACCTATGTGGTCTTTGACGTGGAAACGACCGGACTCTCGGCGGCCTATGATACGATTATCGAACTTTCCGCGGTGAAGATGCGGGAGGGAGAAGTGATCGACCGATTTGAGCGTTTTGCCAACCCCCATCGTCCTCTGTCGGCCAAAATTAAGGAATTGACCCATATCACGGATGAGATGTTGGTGGGGGCACCGGAGGTGGGAGAGGTGCTCCGGGAATTTCGGGATTTTATGGGAGATGCGGTCCTCGTAGCCCATAACGCCCGCTTTGACATGGGTTTTATCTCGGTGGGTTTCCGTCGGGAAGGAATGGGGGAGATCGGGAATCCGGTTCTCGACACGTTGGAATTGGCCCGCAATCTCCTGAAAGATTTGAAAAACCATCGCCTTGACACCCTTTCCTCCTATTATGGAGTTACCCTCACCCAACACCACCGCGCCGTCTACGATGCGGAAGCGACAGGCCACCTTCTCTTTAAGATGCTCGACACCTTAAAAGAGAAAGGAGTCGAGTATCTGGATCAGGTGAACGGCTTACGTGCGGTGGAAGATTTTAAACGGCAACGCCCCTTCCATGCCACCCTGCTGGTCAAAAATGAGGTGGGGCTAAAAAATCTTTATAAGCTCATCTCTCTCTCCTATCTGGAGTATTTTCACCGAAATCCCCGAATTCCTAAGGGGGAATTGGAGCGCCATCGGGAAGGGCTGATCGTGGGCTCCGCCTGCGAAGAGGGAGAGATCTTTGAAATCGCCATGCAAAAGAGCGAAGAAGAGTTAAAGGAAGCCGTCCGTTTCTATGATTATATCGAAGTTCAGCCCCTCTCCCATTATAAATACCTGATTGAAGAGGAGCTCATTCGGGACGAGGAACATCTGAAGGAGATTCTGAGAAAGCTGATCCGGGTGGCGAAGGAGGAAGGAAAACCGGTGGTGGCCACGGGGAATGTGCATCACCTGGAGCCCCATGAACTCATCTATCGAAAAATCTTGATTAAAGCCCAGAACGGAATCAAGACGAAAGATCCCAAGCATCTGGTTCCCCAATATTTCCGCACCACGGAGGAGATGCTCGCCGAATTTTCATTCCTGGGAAAGGAATTGGCGGAGGAGATCGTGATCACATCTCCCCGTCGGCTGGCCGATGAGGTGGAAGAGATGAAGCCGTTTCCTGATGAACTCTTCACGCCCGTCATCGAAGGGGCGGAAGAAGAGATGGAGAGGATGAGCTTTGAAACGGCGCGTCAGATTTATGGGGATCCACTTCCGGAGATCGTGGAAAGCCGGTTGAAAAAGGAATTAAACAGCATAATTCATAATGGATTTGCGGTGATTTACCTCATCGCCCATAAATTGGTCACCAAATCCCTGGATGACGGGTATCTCGTGGGATCGCGGGGATCCGTCGGTTCCTCGTTGGTGGCCACCATGTCCCGCATCACCGAGGTAAATCCCCTTCCTCCCCATTACGTTTGCCCAAATTGCAAGTTTAGTCAATTTATTACCGATGGTTCGGTAGGATCCGGTTTCGACCTCCCGGAAAAAGATTGCCCGAAGTGTGGGGCTCCTCTGAAACGGGACGGGCATGACATTCCCTTTGAGACCTTCATGGGATTTAAGGGGGATAAGGTACCTGATATCGACCTGAACTTTTCCGGGGATTACCAACCCCGTGCCCATAAATATACGGAGGAACTCTTTGGTAAAGAATATGTATATCGGGCAGGAACCATCTCCACCGTGGCGGAGAAAACGGCCTATGGTTTTGTGCGAAAATATCTGGAGGAAACAGGGATAAGTGTCCGCAAGGCGGAGATGGATCGCCTCGCATTAGGATGTACGGGAGTGAAGCGTACGACGGGGCAACACCCGGGTGGTCTTATGGTCATTCCCCAATATAAGGAGGTTTACGACTTTACCCCGATCCAACATCCTGCGGACGATGCCGACTCGGAGACGATCACCACCCATTTCGATTATCATGCGATCAGCGGAAGATTGCTAAAGCTGGACATCCTGGGCCACGATGATCCGACCGTTCTTCGCATGCTTCAGGATCTTTCGGGCATTGATCCGAAAGAGATCCCCCTCTCCGATCCGGCCGTGATGAAACTCTTTAGTGGGACGGAGAGCTTAGGGAAAAACCTGGAACTGGAAGTCATCGGCTGTTATACGGGAACGCTGGGCATTCCCGAATTTGGAACCCGCTTTGTCCGGCAAATGCTGGAAGAAACCAAACCTTCCACCTTTGCCGAACTGGTGCAGATCTCCGGGCTCTCCCATGGAACCGACGTGTGGCTGAACAATGCCCAAGAGCTGATCCGCAACGGCATCGCAGAGCTTAAAGATGTGATCGGCTGCCGCGACGATATTATGACCTATTTGATTTATAAAGGTCTGGAGCCTTCCCGGGCTTTTAAGATTATGGAGGGCGTGCGGAAAGGGAAGGGAATTACCCCCGAGGACCAGGAGTACATGCGCTCCTTTCAGGTTCCCGAATGGTACATCACCTCCTGTCTCAGAATTAAATACATGTTCCCGAAAGCCCACGCGGTTGCCTATGTGCTCATGGCCCTAAGGATCGCTTATTTCAAGGTCCATCATCCGATTCTATATTATGCCACCTATTTTTCGGTGAGAGCGAGCGATTTCGACCTTTCCATCGTCCAAAAAGGGGCGGACCACGTGAAGGAAAAAATCCGGGAGATTAACGAGAAAGGGCCCGACGCCCCCGCAAAAGAGAAAAACCTGCTTACCGTCCTGGAGGTGGCCTATGAGATGCTGAAAAGGGGCTTTCATTTCAAGAACATTGATCTCTACCGCTCGGATGCGACCCGCTTCCTCATCGAGGGCGACGGGCTGATTCCTCCCTTTTCCGCATTGCCCGGCGTGGGGGAAAGCGCAAGCCTCAACATCGTGAAGGCCAGGGAGGAGGGTCCCTTCCTCTCCAAGGAAGACCTGCAAAGCCGTGCCCGGCTTTCCAAGACGGTGATGGAGCTCCTTGAAGGGTATGGCTGCCTGGACGACCTTCCCGATTCCAATCAGTTAAGCCTCTTTAATTTTTAATTTGTATGGATGAAGAAATCATCTTCATCATGAGTTCACCGTAGAATTTCACCCCTTGCGGAATCTGTAGGAATATGGTATAGTTTACTATGGTTATACTATAGAGAGCGACGAAGAGTGGGCTTTCCCACTCTTCATTTTTTGGGCATACGTCTTAATTTGTGAGGAGGATGAATCTGTGTCGCGGAAGGTGGTTTCCATCACCGAACAATTGGTGCTTCCCATCCTTGAACAAATGGGTCTTGAGCTCGTCGAGGTTGAATTCGTGGAAGAGGGGAAAAACCGATTCCTCCGTGTCTATATCGATAAAGAAGGAGGCGTCGATATCGAAGAGTGTGGAAAGGTAAGCGAATCTCTCAGCAAGAAATTGGATGAAGTGGATCCGATCCCTTACGCTTACTTTTTGGAAGTTTCTTCTCCAGGGGCGGAACGGCCTTTAAAGACGGAGCGGGATTATGAACGGGCGATTGGTAAAGGGGTCCATATCGAGACGCTGGAGCCTGTGGATGGGAAGAAGGTTTTGGAAGGAATCCTTCTTTCCACCGATCCCCTTACGGTTGAAGTGGAAGGAAAAGAGATTACATTTTCCAAGGAGAATGTAACGTTTGCGAGGCTGGCTATTCTCATTTCGTAGGAGAAGGAACAGAATAGATTTTGAAAGGAGGAGATGATTCCAAAATGCGTATCGATTTTATGAGCGCATTGGCAGAGTTGGAAAAAGAGAAAGGGATCGGCAAAGAGGTTCTCATAGAAGCCATGAAGCAAGCTCTCATCGCCGCGTATAAGAAGAACTACAATTCTGCACAAAATGTTCAGGTGGAAGTGAATGAAGAGACGGGAGATGTTTCGGTATACGCAAGAAAAAAAGTGGTCGAAGAGGTGACGGATCCCCGCCTTGAGATCTCCCTGGAGACCGCCCGGGAGATCAATCCCCATTACCAGGTGGACGATACATTAGACATTGAAGTGACCCCTAGGGATTTTGGACGCATCGCAGCCCAGACGGCCAAACAAGTCGTGACTCAGCGAATCCGGGAAGCGGAACGGGGAATTATCTTTAAGGAGTACGTAGATCGGGAAGAGGAACTTATCCTGGGTACCGTCCAGCGATTTGACGGGAAAAATATCTATGTGGAATTAGGTAAGACCGAAGGGATCCTCCCCTATTCCGAGATCCTGCCGGGGGAAGAGTTTCATCAGGGAGACCGGATTAAAGCCTTTATCGTCAGGGTGGAGAAAGGGCAAAAAGCGCCGCAAATTCTTCTATCCCGCACCAATCCCGGATTTTTAAAACGCCTTTTTGAAAGGGAAGTTCCTGAAATCTATGAAGGGATTGTAGAAATAAAATCGATTGCCAGGGAAGCCGGAGATCGTTCGAAAGTGGCGGTCCATACGAAAGATGAGCATGTAGATCCGGTGGGTGCCTGCGTCGGTCCGAAAGGGTCCCGTGTACAGACGATCGTACAAGAATTAAAAGGAGAGAAGATCGACATCGTCCGCTGGTCGGAAGACCCTGTGGTTTATGTGGCCAATGCCTTAAGCCCGGCGAAGGTCTTATCGGTGGAGGTTATGGAAGGAGAGAAGAAGACCCGGGTGATCGTGCCCGACCATCAGCTCTCCTTAGCCATTGGGAAGCGGGGTCAAAATGCCCGCCTTGCGGCCAAACTTACCGGATGGAAGGTAGATATCAAGAGCGAAAGCCAAGCGGAAGAGGAAGGGATCTTACCACTGGCAGAACAGGATCAGGAGCCATATGATGAAGAGGATGAATACATTGAGGAGATTGAGGTTTCCTTCCACGACCGCCAAAGCAGGGAAGAATGAGGTGTGAGAGATGGCAGTCCGTAAGATCCCAATGCGAAAATGCATCGCCTGCGGAACGCAAAGGCCAAAGAGAGAACTCATTCGCTTTGTCCGTACCCCCGAACAGGAGATTTTCATCGATCCCAGGGGGAAAGTATCGGGGAGAGGGGCCTATCTCTGTGCGAATCAACAATGTTACGAAACCGCGATGAAGAAGAAACTTTTATCCCGCATGC
The DNA window shown above is from Thermicanus aegyptius DSM 12793 and carries:
- the rseP gene encoding RIP metalloprotease RseP — encoded protein: MTWIVGNAQTIFSIIVVFGLLIFVHELGHFLLAKRAGILVREFAIGFGPKLFSFKRDETKWTIRLLPLGGYVRMAGEDPEVVEVKPGQRIRILENEAGEITHFLLDEESMPGEGKEVVASSIDVERRLRFVAQLGEAEKEFAVSPQAEMVRNGEGFQIAPLNRQFGSKTVGQRFWTLTAGPLANFILAIFLFILLAAMTGVDTDEPVVGGIAPGFPAEAAGLRPNDRILSIDDTPIHSWTEVQQAINQKAGKEITILLERNKEQRQAKITPAPFLYIASLSDTNQIDLVPGDEVVAINGKPAASLATANRLLEESAGKPVVITVNRVENGVNVKRDFTYDLGKGTLQLGEIGRIGISQKRDFSVGKILLSGPVETWNWTVRIVTSLGQLFHTPDPLNQMGGPVAIFKITGDAANRGFSTLVFWAALLSINLGIFNLLPIPALDGGRLLFLLIEAVRGKPIDPAKESLVHFIGFAFLMLLILIVTWNDIQKFLL
- the ispG gene encoding flavodoxin-dependent (E)-4-hydroxy-3-methylbut-2-enyl-diphosphate synthase, whose amino-acid sequence is MFKREETRPVYVGGVQIGGQSSVVIQSMTTTDTRDVKATLAQIEQLADAGCQIVRLAVVNQDAAEKLAEIKKGSPLPIVADIHFDYKLALKALESGVDKIRINPGNIGSKEKTKAVVEACKERGVPIRIGVNSGSVEKRLLEKYGYPSPEAIVESAMNHVEILEDLGFYDIVVSLKSSDVPTMIKTYTLMAEKRNYPLHVGVTEAGTAYAGGIKSAVGIGTVLAMGIGDTIRVSLAADPLEEMKVAKNILKSLNLAATEPVVVACPTCGRTAIDLIGLATRVEEATAKLKKPLKIAVMGCAVNGPGEAREADIGIAGGNGEGLIFKNGEIIRKVKEEELFDELMKEIHEMEGLS
- a CDS encoding proline--tRNA ligase, producing MRQSHAFIPTLRDLPADAEVVSHQLMLRAGMMRQISSGVYTYLPLGYRVIKKVSEIIREEMDRAGGQELLMPALQPAELWMKTGRWDDYGPLMMKVTDRHERPFALGPTHEEVITSIVRDEVKTYKKLPFILYQIQTKFRDEYRPRFGLLRGREFIMKDAYSFDTSEEGLDRSYKAMYDAYVRIFTRCGLKFRAVEADSGAIGGKDNHEFMVLASIGEDTIAYCSSCSYAANLERAEVVHTPNPSDEEPQPLRKVTTPGVRTVAKQAEIMGIPVSKVIKNVVFSVEGKPVVVLVRGDHEVNEVKVKNFLNLTTLEMADEETIRKVFGCEPGFVSPIGIAGITVLADRAIKEMVNASTGANETDYHYLGVQPERDFHVDHYGDFRNIREGDPCPRCGAPIRFTQGIEVGHVFKLRTKYSSALGAVYQDEKGNLKEMLMGSYGIGVSRLVAAVVEQSHDENGMIWPKAIAPFAVHLVPVNIEDAEQREFAERLYGELQNQGIEVLFDDRNERAGVKFKDSDLLGIPLRVVIGTKIREGKVELKIRRTGESLEVPTRNALQEILRVWEGLE
- a CDS encoding PolC-type DNA polymerase III is translated as MLQLVPPPEPLRNVLEEGEMEQLVVDVEKKSWEFTLLFPHLLPPAPLKEWIKRVKERFASIAEVSFTFLYRNPPSLAEAVSLYWPVLLETLKEEWPSFSLQRYLEHTPKIEGGKLLFPALNGTSLEVLRARRAEERIASFYRAWTGLSPSVQLILSEEAKTLQDLYAEKREEEEKQAVEALLLAANSPEERVEEKETKPELLFYGGKIEGEARPLREIREEEKWVIVQGTLFAIDSRELKSGSTLFLLKVTDFTDSILVKLFARSQEDKTLLSQLKEGMWVKIRGSVQEDTFERDLILIAHDINQILPHERKDEAPMKRVELHLHTTMSAMDSNLSPKRAIAQAAKWGHPAIAVTDHGGVQSFPEAFDAAQKHGVKLIFGMEAYMVDDGVPIVHRPAHRSLQDDTYVVFDVETTGLSAAYDTIIELSAVKMREGEVIDRFERFANPHRPLSAKIKELTHITDEMLVGAPEVGEVLREFRDFMGDAVLVAHNARFDMGFISVGFRREGMGEIGNPVLDTLELARNLLKDLKNHRLDTLSSYYGVTLTQHHRAVYDAEATGHLLFKMLDTLKEKGVEYLDQVNGLRAVEDFKRQRPFHATLLVKNEVGLKNLYKLISLSYLEYFHRNPRIPKGELERHREGLIVGSACEEGEIFEIAMQKSEEELKEAVRFYDYIEVQPLSHYKYLIEEELIRDEEHLKEILRKLIRVAKEEGKPVVATGNVHHLEPHELIYRKILIKAQNGIKTKDPKHLVPQYFRTTEEMLAEFSFLGKELAEEIVITSPRRLADEVEEMKPFPDELFTPVIEGAEEEMERMSFETARQIYGDPLPEIVESRLKKELNSIIHNGFAVIYLIAHKLVTKSLDDGYLVGSRGSVGSSLVATMSRITEVNPLPPHYVCPNCKFSQFITDGSVGSGFDLPEKDCPKCGAPLKRDGHDIPFETFMGFKGDKVPDIDLNFSGDYQPRAHKYTEELFGKEYVYRAGTISTVAEKTAYGFVRKYLEETGISVRKAEMDRLALGCTGVKRTTGQHPGGLMVIPQYKEVYDFTPIQHPADDADSETITTHFDYHAISGRLLKLDILGHDDPTVLRMLQDLSGIDPKEIPLSDPAVMKLFSGTESLGKNLELEVIGCYTGTLGIPEFGTRFVRQMLEETKPSTFAELVQISGLSHGTDVWLNNAQELIRNGIAELKDVIGCRDDIMTYLIYKGLEPSRAFKIMEGVRKGKGITPEDQEYMRSFQVPEWYITSCLRIKYMFPKAHAVAYVLMALRIAYFKVHHPILYYATYFSVRASDFDLSIVQKGADHVKEKIREINEKGPDAPAKEKNLLTVLEVAYEMLKRGFHFKNIDLYRSDATRFLIEGDGLIPPFSALPGVGESASLNIVKAREEGPFLSKEDLQSRARLSKTVMELLEGYGCLDDLPDSNQLSLFNF
- the rimP gene encoding ribosome maturation factor RimP translates to MSRKVVSITEQLVLPILEQMGLELVEVEFVEEGKNRFLRVYIDKEGGVDIEECGKVSESLSKKLDEVDPIPYAYFLEVSSPGAERPLKTERDYERAIGKGVHIETLEPVDGKKVLEGILLSTDPLTVEVEGKEITFSKENVTFARLAILIS
- the nusA gene encoding transcription termination factor NusA, whose protein sequence is MRIDFMSALAELEKEKGIGKEVLIEAMKQALIAAYKKNYNSAQNVQVEVNEETGDVSVYARKKVVEEVTDPRLEISLETAREINPHYQVDDTLDIEVTPRDFGRIAAQTAKQVVTQRIREAERGIIFKEYVDREEELILGTVQRFDGKNIYVELGKTEGILPYSEILPGEEFHQGDRIKAFIVRVEKGQKAPQILLSRTNPGFLKRLFEREVPEIYEGIVEIKSIAREAGDRSKVAVHTKDEHVDPVGACVGPKGSRVQTIVQELKGEKIDIVRWSEDPVVYVANALSPAKVLSVEVMEGEKKTRVIVPDHQLSLAIGKRGQNARLAAKLTGWKVDIKSESQAEEEGILPLAEQDQEPYDEEDEYIEEIEVSFHDRQSREE
- the rnpM gene encoding RNase P modulator RnpM yields the protein MAVRKIPMRKCIACGTQRPKRELIRFVRTPEQEIFIDPRGKVSGRGAYLCANQQCYETAMKKKLLSRMLETEISPETGERLQAEWGRILFEREREKRL